In Spiroplasma chinense, the DNA window TGAAATCCTCAATACTTAAGTTTTCAGGTCTTTTATTATTTTCTATTTTTGTTAAAGCTAAAATTTCTGTTGCTCTTTGTTTGGTGTTAATAGTGGTACTTAAATTATTTAGTATTGTTTTTCTTTTGTTGTTAAATAATTTTCTAACGAAAGCTACAAAAGCTTTATCATCTTTAATTTGATTTAAATATGCTTGATGAAATTTTAAACTAATTATTGCTGAATCAACCTTTGGAATAGGTCTAAACATATTTTTGTTTACTGTAAACTCATAATTAACTTCAGAATAAAATTGTGCTGCAACCGAAAGGTTATTATAATTATTTTCATTTGCTTTAGCACATATTCTTAATGCCACTTCTTTTTGAACCATAAAAATAGCTTTATCCAAAAACTTACTTACATCTAAAGTTCTAAAAATAATTTCGCTAGTTATATAGTATGGTGTATTTGAAATTAATGAAACTTTTTTACATGAGTTACTTTCTATTAGTTTTTTTAAATCAACGTTTAAGACATCTTCCATGATTAATTCAAAGTTTGATTCATTAATTTCAGATTTTAATAATACTTCTAAATCTGTATCAATTTCAATTGCTACAACTTTTTTGAAACGTTTACACAATTCTTTAGTTAACGCCCCTCTTCCGGGTCCAATTTCTATTATCAAATGATCTTGTTCTTGATCTAAAATATTTATTATTTTGTTGATAAGATTTTTATCACTTATAAAGTTTTGTCCGAATTTTTTCTTTGCATAATCCACTTTATTGTTCCTCCAGGATTTTTTCTACATCTTCAATGCTTAGTGATAAAAGATTTAATCATTTAAATAATCTTTTTGAATTAATTTTTTCATCTCAATTAAAATTATTTGCTATTTTTATTCTATTTTTTGGTAAATAAAAATCATTAACCAAGTATTGTTCCCAAGTAATAGATTCTTGTTCATCACTATTAAATGTTATCAAATTATTGAGTGCATTTTTAATATCTTCGTCATTTGCTTCAGCAATTCCAATTTTTTTTGAATCTTTTATGCTTTTCTTATTGATAAATGCGTTAAAACATTTAAAATTAAGATAAGAATTAATCTTGTCGCGAATCAAAAGCCCTGGACCATCAGGGTCTGTGAATACAATTATTCCTCGCTTTTGGTTTACATCTTGTATGACATTTAAGGTTGACTCGCTCAAAGCAAGACCATTGGTTTCAATCGTCTCTACATTGTCTTTTCCAAAGATCTTTTGTAGTTTAGCTGTGTCGCTTCTTCCTTCGACAACAATTACTTGATTAATTTTCATTTTTTGTCGCCTTTCTTTTTATATATTAATACTAGCATTATTAAGCAAATTAATGTATAATTATTAACGAAGGGTTTTTTTCTTATAGAGGAGGAAATAAAGATGGCATCATGAGACCGTAAAAGAGAATTCGTTGCCCTAGACTTAGGTACTGCTAACGTAGTTGCATACTTAGGTGGACAAGGTATCATTTATAATGAACCTTCAACAATGGCATACGATGTACAAACAAACACAGTTATAGCAGCTGGTGAGCAAGCTTACGAAATGGTTGGGAAAACTAACGAAGACATTAGAATGGTTGTACCATTAGTTGACGGGGTTATCGCTGACTTAGACGCTGCAAAAGACTTGATCAAAATTATCTTTTCACGTATTAAATTATCAGATATCTTAAAAAATGCTTTAGTAGTTCTTGCCTGCCCTTCAGGAGTTACTGAACTTGAAAGAGGAGCATTAAAACAAGTTGTTGCTGATATGGGAGCAAGAAATGTTCTTGTTGAAGAAGAAGTTAAATTATCAGCTATCGGAGCTGGAATTAACATCGCTATCGCAAGTGGACACTTAGTTGTTGACATTGGTGGTGGAACAACAGATATCGCTATTATTTCTGCAGGAGACATTGTTATCTCAAGATCAATTAAAACTGCTGGAAATCACTTTGACGAAGAAATTAGAAAATATATTCGTGCAGAATACAACGTATTAATCGGAATTAAAACTGCTGAAAAAATTAAAATCGAGATCGGTTCATTAACAAAAATCGATAATGGGCGTACTTTCCGTGCATTCGGTAGAGACGTAATTTCAGGTTTACCAAGAGAAGTTGTTATTTCACCAGATGAAGTAAAAAATGCATTATTAGCACCATTTTCAAAAATTACTGACTTAATTGTTGAAGTAATGGAAAACACTCCTGCTGAATTAGCTGGAGATATTATTAGAAATGGTATTACTATTTGTGGTGGAGGAGCATTGTTAAGAGGTATTGATACATACTTCGAATCAATTTTCCAATTAAAAGTAACAAAAGCTCAAGATCCTTTATTAACAGTTATTGAAGGAACTAAAGAATACGAAAAACAAATCGAAAAATGATTAGACGTTGTTGAATTACGTGATTCAAGAGAATATAACATTAAATAATAAAAAAAGAAGCAAATTAGAGCTTCTTTTTTTAGTCCCATATTTTGCAATTTTATTTAATTTGTATGTAAATAATTGGAAAAAAGCATATAAAATAATAGTAATTAGGACTTGAGAGGTAAAAAATATGGCAAAAGTTACTTTAAATCAAAGAACACATGTAGCTATAGATGTGGGTACTAGCAAAACAAGAATACATATCGAGAGACTTGGTATGGTATTTAACGAATCAACTATTATAGCAACTGATTTTAAAACAAAAAAAGTTATTGCAATCGGAGATGCTGCAAAAAACTTTGTGGGAAAATTAAGTGGTAATTTACAATTAAAATACCCTATGAAACGTGGGGTAATTTCTGATATGGCAATTCTGAAATTATTTTTGGCAACGATATTAAAAAAATATGAAAATGAAATTAAAGGAGCTATCGTTACATTGGCTTGTCCAACTAGCGTAACTCATTTAGAGAGAAATTCATTAGTTAAGGCAATTAAAGAATTAGGAGTATTTCATGTTCAAGTTGAAGATGACATTAAATTGGCATTGCTTGGAGCTGGAATTGATATCACAAAACCTAATGGTTATTTAGGACTTGATTTAGGAGCTGGAAAATCTACAGCTGCAATTATTGCAACTGGAGGAACAGTTACTTCAAAATGATCAAAATCTGCTGGAAATACAACAGATCAAGAAATTGTAAAACATTTAAAAGCAAAACACCAAATCTTAATTGGAGATATTACTGCTGAAAAAATTAAAAATTCAATTTCAACTTTAATTAAAACAAAAACTCCTTTGAAAACAATAGCTTATGGTTATGATTTAACATCTGGAATGCCAAAAGATATTGAATTAACAGATAAAGATATTGCGAAAATATTACAATCTACTTTTGGAAATTTAACAAATTTAATTACAGGAGTTTTAGAAGACTCACCTAACGAACTTGCAGGAGACGTTATTAAAAATGGAGTTATTGTAACAGGAGGTATGGCTAACATCCCTGGTGTAAAATTCTATTTTGAAGATTTCTTTGAAATCCCAGTAACTGTTGTTAAAAATGCTGCAAACGCTACAATTGATGGAGCTATCGCTCATAAAGAATTAACAATCGAAGAATACGAGGTTACACATAGCCCAGTTGAGGAGGTCTCATACTAGACCTCTTTTTTTTGCCCTATTTTTGTGGTATAATAATTGAAATATTTATAGGAGGGCGACTATGAAGAAAAAATTATTTGAATTGGATAAAAACCTAATTCCAAACGTTGAAAAAATTTATTACAATAATTCTTTTATAGATTGTTCTCATAAAGTTATCGGTCTAGATGTTCGTGATAACATTTGAAAATGTACAGTTTGTTTCTACTTTTTTGATTTTGATAACAAAAGACAATATAAAGCTTTCATGCACAGAATGTCAAAAGATTATTATGATTTTGAACAAATGGAAAAAGATTACAGTAAAAAAGTAGTCAAAGAAGAAGAAAGAGAAGAAATGGATCATTTTTTAAAAGAATTGTATATGATGTATTAAAATTTGCTATAATTAAATAAATGACGGAAGACAATTTTCTATTGAAATTTGTCTTCTTTTTTGTTATAATCTTTCTAGATTATGTACTCTACTCATAAATAGAGCCACGTAATTCTACTTAAATAAAAAATTAGAAAAAGGAGATTGGGAACAATGGCAAACAAAAAACCAACATTCGTATCAATGGACTTAGGTACTGCCAATACTCTTGTTTACATCGCTGGACAAGGTATTGTTTATAACGAACCTTCAATCGTTGCATACAGAATTAAAGAAAATAAAATCGTTGCTGTAGGGGATGAAGCTTACAAAATGATCGGTAAAGGAAACAAAACTATTAGAGTTGTAAGACCTATGGTTGACGGAGTTATTACTGACATTAGAGCTACAGAAGCTCAATTAAGATATATTTTTACAAAATTAAGAATTACAAAACAATTAAGACACTCAATTATGTTATTAGCATGTCCATCAGTTATTACTGAATTGGAAAAAACTGCTCTTAAAAAAATTGCTGTAAACTTAGGTGCAGACCAAGTTTTCGTTGAAGAAGAAGTTAAAATGGCTGCTTTAGGTGGAGGGGTAAATATTTATGCTCCAACAGGAAACCTAATCGTTGATATGGGTGGGGGAACTACTGATATTGCTGTATTAGCATCAGGAGATATCGTTCTATCAAAATCAATTAAAGTTGCTGGAAACTACTTAAATGATGAATGTCAAAAATTCATTAGATCACAATACGGACTAGAAATTGGTTCAAAAACAGCGGAATCAATTAAAGTTAACGTTGGATCATTATCAAAATACCCAGACGAAAGACGTATGAAAGTATACGGACGTGACGTTGTTTCAGGATTACCAAGAGAAATCGAAATTACTCCTGAAGAAGTAAGAGAAGTACTAAAAGTACCAGTATCAAGAATTATTGACCTAACAGTTCAAGTTTTAGAAGATACACCACCAGAATTAGCTGGAGATATCTTTAGAAATGGTATTACTATTTGTGGAGGAGGAGCCTTGATTAGAGGAATCGACAAATACTTCGCAGATACATTACAATTACCAACAAAAATTGGTGAACAACCATTATTAGCCGTTATTAACGGAACTAAAAAATTCGAATCAGAAATCTGAGAAATTATTAAAGCTCAAAGATTACATGATGACATCATGGGTAGATAATTCCCTTTTGTTTAATATCAGTTAAAACAAAAAAGGAGGTTTATTTATGTATGTAGAATCAACCAGACCTTTCATTTCCCTAGATCTTGGTACAGCAAACGTTTTGGCGTATGTATCGGGACAGGGAATTGTTTATAATCAGCCAAGTATTATGGCTTATGATAACAATTTAAATAAATTGATTGCTATCGGTGAAGAAGCATATGATATGGTCGGAAAAACAAATGACAACATCAGAATGGTTACACCATTAGTTGATGGGGTTATTGCAGACTTAGATGCTGCAAAAGACTTATTAGAACACATTTTTGATAGATTAAAAATGATGAACTTTTGAAAAAATTCAGTAGTTGTACTGGCTTGTCCAAGTGGAGTTACTGAATTAGAGCGTGATGCTTTAAAATTAGTTGCAAAAGACATGGGAGCAGATCTTGTTGTCGTTGAAGAAGAAGTTAAAATGTCAGCACTTGGTGCTGGTGTAAATATCGAACTTCCTTCAGGTAACTTAATTGTTGATATTGGTGGTGGAACTACTGATATTGCCATTATTGCGTCAGGAGACATAGTTCTTTCTAGATCTGTTAAAGTTGCTGGTAATTACTTTAATGAAGAAATTCTAAAATTTGTTAGAGCAGAATATAATATTGCAATTGGTTCAACAACTGCTGAAAATATTAAAAAGAACATTGGATCTTTAGTTAAATATCCAAACGAACGTTCAATGCAAATTTATGGAAGAGATATCGTTTCAGGATTACCAAAAGAAGCAAAAGTAAATTCAGAAGAAATAAGAAACATTTTACTTGGAGCTTTTGGAAGAATTACAGACCTTGTAATTGAAGTATTAGAAAACACACCACCAGAATTAGCTGGGGACATCATGAAAAACGGAATGGTTCTTTGTGGTGGGGGTGCGTTAGTTAGAAATGCTGACAAATACTTCCATGATATCTTCCAATTACCTACAAGAATAGCTGCAAGTCCATTGGACTGTGTTATTGAAGGTACAAAAGCTTATGAAAAAATAATTCTAAGAAAAATCGAAGAAGGTTTCTACAAAGATTCTCAAGGAACTTACTTACAAACATTAAAAAAATAGTCTTATGACTATTTTTTTAATAAACATACACCAAATAAACCTCATAAATATTGACTTTTTTTAGGGCCATAATGCCCATAAAAAGGCACTATATCGAATTTGTTTAAAGTAAAGTGTTTGCTTTATGATAAACAACAATGTATAATATGATTACATATTAAATATGACCAGGAGGAAGATTATGAAATTTGAAGATCGTACATTTATCGCCTTGGATTTAGGAACAAGCAATATTCTTGCATTTGTTGGAAGACAAGGAATCGTTTATAACGAACCATCAATTATGGCATACGACAATATCACAAACAGTCTAACAGCTTTAGGACACGAAGCTTATGACATGTTAGGTAAAACTCACGAAAACATCAGAATGGTAGTACCAATTAGAGATGGAGTTATTACAGATTTAGAAGCTGCAAAAGACTTATTAAAACATGTTTTTTCAAAACTAAAAATGTTAAATGACTGAAAAAACTCAATTATTTTACTAGCATGTCCTAGTGAAGTTACTGAATTAGAGCGTGATGCTTTAAAACAAGTTGCTTACGACATGGGAGCAGAAATAGTTATCGTTGAAGAAGAAGTTAAAATGGCTGCATTAGGAGCTGGATTAAATATCGATGTACCAAAAGGTAATGTTGTTATTGATATCGGTGGAGGAACTACTGATATTGCTATTATTTCAGCAGGAGATATCGTTATCTCAAGATCTGTTAAAGTTGCTGGAAATGCATTTGACGAAGAAATCAAAAAATACATTCGTTCTGAATACAATGTAACAATTGGGGAAAGAACAGCTGAAAATATCAAAATGGAATTAGGTTCTTTAGCAAAATACAAAGGTGAAAGAACTATGTCAGTATTTGGTAGAGATATCGTTTCTGGTTTACCAAAAGAAGCTATTATTAGTTCAGAAGAAATTAGAAATGTACTTGTAAACTCATTCAGTAGAATTACTGACTTATTAATTGAATTAATGGAAAACACACCACCAGAATTAGCTGGAGATATTATCTCAAACGGATTTATGATTTGTGGTGGAGGAGCAAAAATTAGAGGAATCAAAGAATACTTTAATGGAATCTTCTCAGTACCATGTAAAATCTCACCAAACCCATTAGCTGGAGTTGTTGAGGGAGCAAAATTATTCCAAAAAACAATTAATAAACGTATTGAAAATGATTACTATGGAAAAAACGCAAAAGACGTTAAAAAAGGTAGTCAAAGTAACTTGATCTAATCTGGTCTTAGTTAATAAAAAAACAGCGAAAGCTGTTTTTTTTGTATCCTATTGTAGGTTAAAGATTTTTTTGGCGTTTCTAGTTGTTATTTCTGCAACGTCGTCTTTATTTAGGTTTTTTAGTTTAGCAATTTTTTCAACTGTGTGAACAATTTCTTTAGTAGTATTTATTCTACCTCTGTGTGGTACTGGTGTTAAATAAGGTGCATCAGTTTCTACAAGAATATTGTTAATTGTTAATTTTTGTACAGCTTCGTGTAAATCTTTTGCGTTGTCAAAAGTTACAACTCCAGGTATTGAAATATAATAACCTTTGCTTACAAATTTTTGAGCTAAATCATAACCTCTTGTGTAACAATGAACAATAGCTCTTTTAACTTCCATTTCCTCTAAAATTTCTAGAGCATCAAGATATGCTTGGTCTGAACCATCTCTATCTCTAAGGTGTAACATAACTGCAAGATCATTGTCTAATGCAATTGCAATTTGTTTTCTAAAAATTTCTTTTTGAACTTCCACATATTCGTCTGTGTAATAATAATCTAAACCTATTTCACCAATAGCTACAGTTTTGTCTGCATGTGCTAAAATTTCAATTTCACTAATATCTTTCTCATTAATTGTGTGAGCTTCTGTTGGGTGAATACCAACAGCACAAAATACTTCGTCAAATTCCATTGCGTATTTTGCAGATTTTTTTGAAGACTCTACGTCATAACCTACACAGCAAAAGTTTGCAACCCCTACTGCTTTAGCATCGTTAATCATTTCCTTTGTTTCCATACCTTCTTCTTTGTATCTTTCATCTGTAAAATGTGTATGTGTATCAAAGATTCCTGCCATATAATTTTCCTACTTTCCTAAACAATATTTTTTGAAAATATTGTCAATTACTTCTTCATCTGCATCAACTACTCCTAACAAGTTGTTAATAATATCTAATGCTTTATATAATTCTATCACTAATATATCTAAGTCAAATCCTAAGTCAATATTTTTCACAATTTCTTTTATAATTTCTAATAAATTTTCAACTTGAGCAATTGAATTTATATTTGTTATTAAAGGTAAGTCACTCTCAAGTATTTCTTCGTTTTGTAGCAACTCTTTTATTTTTTCTAACAATGCATCAATTTCATTATTGATAGCACTTATATAAACTATGTCTGGTTTCTTATTTATATTATTATTTAAATCTGACTTATTAAAAACTTTTATAAAGTTTTTATTTTCTAATTTTTTTTCTAATTCCATATTTATATTATCGTTGTCAACAACATATAAAATCAAATCTGCTTGGTCAATTAATTTTAAACTTTTTTCAATTCCTATTTGTTCTACTTTGTCATTTGTATTTCTAATACCAGCTGTGTCAATTAAATTTAAAGAAAAACTTTCAAAATTAATTGTTCCTTCAACTATATCTCTCGTCGTCCCTTCGATGTCTGTTACTATTGCTTTTTCTTCATTTAACATGGCGTTGAGTAACGAGGACTTTCCAACATTTGGTTCACCCAGAATTAAAGTTTTTATACCTTCATTTATTTTTAAAGCACGTTTGCTTAAGTCTAAAATTTTTTCAATTTTTGTATCAACTTCAACTAACTCACTTTTTATTTCTTCTGGTGTTGATCCTTCTATATCATCATAATCAGGATAATCAATTGATGTTTGAATTTTTGAAATTACATCTATTAATTTATCTTTAATTGAAATTAATTTATCATCATTAATACCCGCCATTGATTTGGCATTAATTTTTAATGCCAAATCATTTTTTGCTTCTATCAAATTATTAATTCCCTCAGCTTGTAATAAACTTATCTTGCCATTCATATAAGCTCTTTGACTAAATTCTCCAGGTTGTGCCATTCTTGCTCCCTTTGAAATAATAAGTCTAATAATTTTATTGGTAACTAAAACTCCACCATGACAATTTATCTCCACAGTGTCTTCCCCAGTAAATGATTTTCCCTTTGTGAAAGTTAAAATAAGAGATTCATCTACTAGAATATTATTATCATATATTCTTCTTAACTGTTGTTTGTTGTCCTCAACCAAATCTTTATCCAGCAAACTATTTACAATTTTAAAAGTATCGTTTCCAGAAACTCTTATTATAGAAATTGCTTGTTTTGAAATTTTTGTGGCGGGTGCAACTATTGTATCTTCTAAAAATAGTTTCATAATTTTCTTACCTTCAAACCTATTATAACAAAAAATAAGATAGACTATTTGTCTATCTTATAATATATTTTTAAAGCTTTACCCGCCCCACATATGACAGATTTAGTTTTTACAAAAGTGTGTTTTGCTCCAACATAATAATATTTTTGTCTGTTTCTTTTTGATAACGGTAAAGTATAAATTGTTTTTCTGTTTCTTAAACATTCTGAATAAAGTTTAACTAAATTTTCTTCACTTACTCACAAACCACCAAGATAAAGTTGATAGTAGTCTGCAAGGTCTACATTTAATTCAAGATCAAAAAGATTTTTATAAAGTAACTTCAACATACTTGATATTTTTATTGTTGTTTTTTGAGGAACTAATTTCTCTCCCACAACATAAACAATATTTTTTTGTTGTAACTCACTTCAACCAATTGAAATTACTTCAACTGGTAATAAGTTTTGTATGACTTCTTTTGTTTTTTCAAGCAATTTTATTCTTATTTTATTTTCTAAAAAGAAAATCACTTCGTTAGATTCATTTTTGTGAGCTAATTTTATTTTAGCTCTATGATTCATAAAGAAGTGATTAAATTTATTAGAATTAATTTTTAGCACTTTTAGCATTTTTATCAGAAAGTGCTTTTGCTTTTGCTGCTTGAATTGTTTTTTCTCTTTTTTTAATAAATCTTTTTGATTTTGTTTCTCTAAGAAAATGAAATGCTAGAGTTTGACAAATTTGGAAGAAAGATGAGAATATTCAGTAGATAGCAACCCCTGAAGCAATAGAAGAAACAATGAAGATAAACATAACAATGAATACCACTTGCATGATTAATTGTCTACGTTTAGATTTCTTTTGTTGTTCTGATTCTGCTTTTTT includes these proteins:
- the mnmE gene encoding tRNA uridine-5-carboxymethylaminomethyl(34) synthesis GTPase MnmE, producing MKLFLEDTIVAPATKISKQAISIIRVSGNDTFKIVNSLLDKDLVEDNKQQLRRIYDNNILVDESLILTFTKGKSFTGEDTVEINCHGGVLVTNKIIRLIISKGARMAQPGEFSQRAYMNGKISLLQAEGINNLIEAKNDLALKINAKSMAGINDDKLISIKDKLIDVISKIQTSIDYPDYDDIEGSTPEEIKSELVEVDTKIEKILDLSKRALKINEGIKTLILGEPNVGKSSLLNAMLNEEKAIVTDIEGTTRDIVEGTINFESFSLNLIDTAGIRNTNDKVEQIGIEKSLKLIDQADLILYVVDNDNINMELEKKLENKNFIKVFNKSDLNNNINKKPDIVYISAINNEIDALLEKIKELLQNEEILESDLPLITNINSIAQVENLLEIIKEIVKNIDLGFDLDILVIELYKALDIINNLLGVVDADEEVIDNIFKKYCLGK
- a CDS encoding TatD family hydrolase, with product MAGIFDTHTHFTDERYKEEGMETKEMINDAKAVGVANFCCVGYDVESSKKSAKYAMEFDEVFCAVGIHPTEAHTINEKDISEIEILAHADKTVAIGEIGLDYYYTDEYVEVQKEIFRKQIAIALDNDLAVMLHLRDRDGSDQAYLDALEILEEMEVKRAIVHCYTRGYDLAQKFVSKGYYISIPGVVTFDNAKDLHEAVQKLTINNILVETDAPYLTPVPHRGRINTTKEIVHTVEKIAKLKNLNKDDVAEITTRNAKKIFNLQ
- the rnmV gene encoding ribonuclease M5; this translates as MKINQVIVVEGRSDTAKLQKIFGKDNVETIETNGLALSESTLNVIQDVNQKRGIIVFTDPDGPGLLIRDKINSYLNFKCFNAFINKKSIKDSKKIGIAEANDEDIKNALNNLITFNSDEQESITWEQYLVNDFYLPKNRIKIANNFNWDEKINSKRLFKWLNLLSLSIEDVEKILEEQ
- the rsmA gene encoding 16S rRNA (adenine(1518)-N(6)/adenine(1519)-N(6))-dimethyltransferase RsmA, which encodes MDYAKKKFGQNFISDKNLINKIINILDQEQDHLIIEIGPGRGALTKELCKRFKKVVAIEIDTDLEVLLKSEINESNFELIMEDVLNVDLKKLIESNSCKKVSLISNTPYYITSEIIFRTLDVSKFLDKAIFMVQKEVALRICAKANENNYNNLSVAAQFYSEVNYEFTVNKNMFRPIPKVDSAIISLKFHQAYLNQIKDDKAFVAFVRKLFNNKRKTILNNLSTTINTKQRATEILALTKIENNKRPENLSIEDFINIYKETKNGNN
- a CDS encoding rod shape-determining protein, which codes for MANKKPTFVSMDLGTANTLVYIAGQGIVYNEPSIVAYRIKENKIVAVGDEAYKMIGKGNKTIRVVRPMVDGVITDIRATEAQLRYIFTKLRITKQLRHSIMLLACPSVITELEKTALKKIAVNLGADQVFVEEEVKMAALGGGVNIYAPTGNLIVDMGGGTTDIAVLASGDIVLSKSIKVAGNYLNDECQKFIRSQYGLEIGSKTAESIKVNVGSLSKYPDERRMKVYGRDVVSGLPREIEITPEEVREVLKVPVSRIIDLTVQVLEDTPPELAGDIFRNGITICGGGALIRGIDKYFADTLQLPTKIGEQPLLAVINGTKKFESEIWEIIKAQRLHDDIMGR
- a CDS encoding rod shape-determining protein, whose amino-acid sequence is MYVESTRPFISLDLGTANVLAYVSGQGIVYNQPSIMAYDNNLNKLIAIGEEAYDMVGKTNDNIRMVTPLVDGVIADLDAAKDLLEHIFDRLKMMNFWKNSVVVLACPSGVTELERDALKLVAKDMGADLVVVEEEVKMSALGAGVNIELPSGNLIVDIGGGTTDIAIIASGDIVLSRSVKVAGNYFNEEILKFVRAEYNIAIGSTTAENIKKNIGSLVKYPNERSMQIYGRDIVSGLPKEAKVNSEEIRNILLGAFGRITDLVIEVLENTPPELAGDIMKNGMVLCGGGALVRNADKYFHDIFQLPTRIAASPLDCVIEGTKAYEKIILRKIEEGFYKDSQGTYLQTLKK
- a CDS encoding rod shape-determining protein, translated to MAKVTLNQRTHVAIDVGTSKTRIHIERLGMVFNESTIIATDFKTKKVIAIGDAAKNFVGKLSGNLQLKYPMKRGVISDMAILKLFLATILKKYENEIKGAIVTLACPTSVTHLERNSLVKAIKELGVFHVQVEDDIKLALLGAGIDITKPNGYLGLDLGAGKSTAAIIATGGTVTSKWSKSAGNTTDQEIVKHLKAKHQILIGDITAEKIKNSISTLIKTKTPLKTIAYGYDLTSGMPKDIELTDKDIAKILQSTFGNLTNLITGVLEDSPNELAGDVIKNGVIVTGGMANIPGVKFYFEDFFEIPVTVVKNAANATIDGAIAHKELTIEEYEVTHSPVEEVSY
- a CDS encoding rod shape-determining protein — its product is MASWDRKREFVALDLGTANVVAYLGGQGIIYNEPSTMAYDVQTNTVIAAGEQAYEMVGKTNEDIRMVVPLVDGVIADLDAAKDLIKIIFSRIKLSDILKNALVVLACPSGVTELERGALKQVVADMGARNVLVEEEVKLSAIGAGINIAIASGHLVVDIGGGTTDIAIISAGDIVISRSIKTAGNHFDEEIRKYIRAEYNVLIGIKTAEKIKIEIGSLTKIDNGRTFRAFGRDVISGLPREVVISPDEVKNALLAPFSKITDLIVEVMENTPAELAGDIIRNGITICGGGALLRGIDTYFESIFQLKVTKAQDPLLTVIEGTKEYEKQIEKWLDVVELRDSREYNIK
- a CDS encoding rod shape-determining protein, encoding MKFEDRTFIALDLGTSNILAFVGRQGIVYNEPSIMAYDNITNSLTALGHEAYDMLGKTHENIRMVVPIRDGVITDLEAAKDLLKHVFSKLKMLNDWKNSIILLACPSEVTELERDALKQVAYDMGAEIVIVEEEVKMAALGAGLNIDVPKGNVVIDIGGGTTDIAIISAGDIVISRSVKVAGNAFDEEIKKYIRSEYNVTIGERTAENIKMELGSLAKYKGERTMSVFGRDIVSGLPKEAIISSEEIRNVLVNSFSRITDLLIELMENTPPELAGDIISNGFMICGGGAKIRGIKEYFNGIFSVPCKISPNPLAGVVEGAKLFQKTINKRIENDYYGKNAKDVKKGSQSNLI